The stretch of DNA GTGCCTACCGCTGTAGATGTGGCTTGGAATCGGGGCGAAGCATGGGCCGCCGTGCCGGGTGCGGGCGTGGTGGTCACGCTAGACCGGGCCGCCCGCAGCGTGGCGGTGGGCCGGGTGGTGGCCCTCAGCAGCACACGGGCCTACCGTGAAGATGGCAGCGCCGTGACCTATGAAGGCGCGGCGGCGGCGGGCGTGGCGGGCGCACCCTCGGCGGCCTTGACGGGGGGCGACGGCGCAGATTATGTGCTGCTGGCCGGAAACCTGCGGCGCGTGACCGACAACGTGGTGACTGAAGTAAACGCCGCGCCGTTTCTGGTACCTCTGAATACAGGCGCACGCAGCGCAGACGTGCCAACAGTCGTAACCAGTTTTGGAACCTACCGCCTTGCCAACGGACGGCTAGAACGCGGCGACGGCACAGGCCGAATCCTAAACAGCGTGGCGCACGGGGCCGGCCGGGTTGGGCAAGTTGGCAGCAACATCGTGACCATTTCGGCAGACGGGAGCGTCAAAGTGTTCACCGAGAATCTTAACCTCGTGGATGAGAGTCGGTAAGTTTGAAATTTACCAATCTTCATGAGTAAATTATTATGTTAAAAGCTTAAGGCCATGCCAGAAACGCGGATGACTATGAAGGCAAACTGTTGAGCTTGAATCCTACCCGACATTAAGATCAGGATGCCATTTTGTTCACAAAAATGTCGCTCATTTTCCACCAATGGGGGGCCAGTCAAGCCAGTGGGCCGATTTCTTCATGGCTGCGCCGCCTGCATCCCTTCACAGTTTGGGGGTGAAGCATTGTGTGTAGCAGCGACTGGAAACGTACTGGACTGCCTGGACATCTGAGGTATGGTGTGCGTGCTAGACGGCTGTGGAATAGCTCTCACCTGTCAGAGTTAAGTAAGCGAACGAATGATTGCATAAACTGTTCATGTCGCTCCCAGACCTCGGCCCGCACCCTCACCTCTCATCTTCCTCTGGTCGCAGACCGTGCCAGATGAGTGAATGCTAAAATCTGTCTGACTCTGGAGGGAGAATGTCGAGCTTCTTGAACCGCCTACTTAATCCGCGCCCATCTGCAATCGGCGTGGAAATTGGCACGAGCGCCATCAAGGTTGTTGCGCTGCGTCCCGGCTCTCCCCCGTCCTTGTTACATGCCGTGATGGTGCCTACGCCCATCGGCAGCATGCGCGACGGCATGGTGGTCGAGCCTCAGGCCGTGGCCACCGAACTGAAGAACCTGCTGGCCCAACACCGCATTACCACCAAATACGCCGTGACCGCCGTACCCAACCAGTCGGCGGTCACGCGCAACATCATGGTGCCGCGCATGGAACGCAAAGACCTTCAGGAGGCCATCAAGTGGGAGGCGGAGCGCTATATTCCGTACCCCATCGATGAGGTCAGCCTGGATTTTGACGTTCTGGACGACATCAGCACGATTCCGCCCGACGGACAGATGGAGGTCGTGATTGCCGCCGCGCCCACCGAAGCCATTGCGCGGCAGGTGGAAGTGTTGCGGCTGGCCGGGCTGGAGCCGACTGTGGTCGATCTGAAAAGTTTTGCCACGCTGCGTGCCCTGCGCGGCAACCTGTTGGGCGAACACCTGACCAAAAGCACCCTGACCGGCACCAATTACACGGAAGCCGGAGAGGTGGCGCTGGTGATGGAAATCGGCGCGAGCAGCAGCGTGATCAATCTGGTACGCGGTGACCGGGTGCTGATGGCACGCAACATCAACGTGTCTGCCGACGACTTCACGACGGCCCTGCAAAAAGCCTTCGATCTGGACTTTACCGCCGCCGAGGACGTGAAACTGGGTTACGCCACCGCCACCACGCCCACCGAGGACGAGGAAGACCTGCTGAACTTCGATATGGCCCGCGAGCAGTACAGCCCCGCCCGCGTGTTCGAGGTGGTGCGCCCCGTGCTGGGCGACCTGATCACCGAAATTCGGCGTTCGCTGGAGTTTTACCGGGTGCAGAGCGGCGACGTGGTCATTGACCGCACCTTTTTGGCAGGTGGCGGGGCCAAACTGCGCGGTCTGGCGGCGGCCATAAGTGACGCGCTGGGCTTCCGGGTAGAGGTCGCGAGTCCTTGGCTGACGGTGCAAACCGATCAGGCCAACGTGGATACCGGCTACCTGCAAACCAACGCGCCCGAATTTACGGTGCCGCTGGGCCTCGCGCTGCGGGGGGTGATGAACCGTGGTTGAGATCAACCTGCTGCCTCAGCAGTACCGCAAAAACAATGAACCGAACGGGTGGCGGCTGGCGACTTATGCCCTGATCCCCGTAACAATCGCTGCCATCCTCATTCCCGAAGTAGTAACCGCGACCCGCGTGGGCGACCTGCAAAAGCAGCGCGACGCCCTGCAAGGCGAAGTCGTGGCTCTCACGGCTGCCAAGCAGGAATTTGACGCCCTGACCGCCACCGAAACCCAACTGAAGCAGGTGACCGATATTGCGACCCAATTGCGTGACCGCAAAACGTACTGGTCAAACGATCTGGCGACCTTTACGGCGCAGCTTCCGGCGGGCAGCAACGTGGCCCTGACCAGCATGAACGTGCGCCCGGTCGAGGCCACCGCCTTGACCGCGCTGCAACAAACCGGCGTGTACATCGGCAAAAACGTGCAGCGTGAAATAGAACTGTCCGGTACGGCCCGCAGCCAGCAGGCGGTGGTAAATTTCTTGAACGCCTACGAAACCAATCCTAAATTCGGCGTGAACTTCCGCAGCCTGCAAAACGACCAAGCCACCGGAACCTATACCTTTGCCGCCACGGTGGGCATGGTGGGCGCAGAACCCGTTGCTGCCGCCCCCACCGACGCCGCAGGCGCAGCCGGGGCACCTGCCGCTGCTCCTGTGGCACCGGCGACGGGGGCCACCCAATGACCGCCAGCAAACTCGATGCCCGCTCTATTTTCCTCATCGCACTCGTGAGCTGTGTGGCCCTGATCGCCGGGTGGTACTACCTGCGTTTTCAGCCCCGGCAGGCGCAGATCGTACAGCTTCAAACCGAGGTAGACAGTGCCCAGACGCAGGCCGACCTGTACCGCAGCGCCTCTGTACGGCTGCCCGACCTGCGTACCCGTGTGGCCGCGCTGGAAGTCGAGCAGAGCCAGTTTTTGCGGGCGCTTCCCGATGCCGCGCAGTTCGGCACCGTGCTCGACGAAGTCCGGCGTAACGTGACCGCTGCCGGAGCGCAACTGAGTTCGTTTAATGTCCAGACGGGCACAGGCACCAATTTGCCCAGCGGCGTGCGGCCTATTTCCCTCACGGTGGGTGTGGGCGGGCAGTTTACGCAGGTGTTTCAGGCGATCCGTTCCATAGAAACCATGAACCGCTTTACCAACGTCACGGCGGTGGGCATTCAGGTGCCGCAGGCGTCCAGCTTCAATCCTCCCCTGGAAAGCACGATTGGCCTGACGGTGTACACCTTCGATGCTTCGCAGGCCACGCCAGTCGCAGCGGACGGCACGCCTGAGGCTCCGGCAGCAGGGGCTGTACCCGCCACAGACGCCGCATCTGGAGGTGTCCGGTGACCCGCACCCGCGCTCCACTGAACTTTAAGCCGTCCCGTGAAATGAAGATTCTCCTGATCTTGCTGCTGATGGTGGGCCTGATCGGCGGCTGGTATGTGTGGACGAGCAGCCGAACCAACAACGTGGTCGCCAACGGCGAAAGCGGCAGCGGCCCCGTTCCTGTCGAGGGTGCGCCCGCTGGTGGCGAGGGCAACACAGCGGGAGGAAACACGGATTCGGGAGACAGCGGCACGGACACTGGGACTGGCACCTCGCCTGATCCTCTGGCCTCTGGCAGCACCGGAACCCCTGTTGATCCGGCAGCCAGTGCAACCACTAACCCAGACGGCAGCGTGACTCCCAATGGCACGGTCAATCCTGACAGCACCGCTAACCCTGATGGCACGGTGACCATTCCCACCCTGCCCCCACTGGGTAATCCAGAAGGCACTTTGGTCGGCCCCAACGGAGAAGGCACCACCGCTGTTTCGCCCAAACCGGGCGGCATCA from Deinococcus sp. QL22 encodes:
- the pilM gene encoding type IV pilus assembly protein PilM, which translates into the protein MSSFLNRLLNPRPSAIGVEIGTSAIKVVALRPGSPPSLLHAVMVPTPIGSMRDGMVVEPQAVATELKNLLAQHRITTKYAVTAVPNQSAVTRNIMVPRMERKDLQEAIKWEAERYIPYPIDEVSLDFDVLDDISTIPPDGQMEVVIAAAPTEAIARQVEVLRLAGLEPTVVDLKSFATLRALRGNLLGEHLTKSTLTGTNYTEAGEVALVMEIGASSSVINLVRGDRVLMARNINVSADDFTTALQKAFDLDFTAAEDVKLGYATATTPTEDEEDLLNFDMAREQYSPARVFEVVRPVLGDLITEIRRSLEFYRVQSGDVVIDRTFLAGGGAKLRGLAAAISDALGFRVEVASPWLTVQTDQANVDTGYLQTNAPEFTVPLGLALRGVMNRG
- a CDS encoding fimbrial assembly protein, with product MVEINLLPQQYRKNNEPNGWRLATYALIPVTIAAILIPEVVTATRVGDLQKQRDALQGEVVALTAAKQEFDALTATETQLKQVTDIATQLRDRKTYWSNDLATFTAQLPAGSNVALTSMNVRPVEATALTALQQTGVYIGKNVQREIELSGTARSQQAVVNFLNAYETNPKFGVNFRSLQNDQATGTYTFAATVGMVGAEPVAAAPTDAAGAAGAPAAAPVAPATGATQ
- a CDS encoding type 4a pilus biogenesis protein PilO: MTASKLDARSIFLIALVSCVALIAGWYYLRFQPRQAQIVQLQTEVDSAQTQADLYRSASVRLPDLRTRVAALEVEQSQFLRALPDAAQFGTVLDEVRRNVTAAGAQLSSFNVQTGTGTNLPSGVRPISLTVGVGGQFTQVFQAIRSIETMNRFTNVTAVGIQVPQASSFNPPLESTIGLTVYTFDASQATPVAADGTPEAPAAGAVPATDAASGGVR